One Megalops cyprinoides isolate fMegCyp1 chromosome 23, fMegCyp1.pri, whole genome shotgun sequence genomic region harbors:
- the LOC118770075 gene encoding metabotropic glutamate receptor 3-like, whose product MPVPAQQKMPAAIRVLLLVALSRGVLVSLADSSFARKEIKIEGDLVLGGLFPVHEKGLGMDECGRINEDRGIQRLEAMLFAIDEINSDPTLLPGVTLGAHILDTCSRDTYALEQSLEFVRASLTKVDDTEFICPDGSYALQENTPLAIAGVIGGSYSSVSIQVANLLRLFQIPQISYASTSAKLSDKSRYDYFARTVPPDFYQAKAMAEILRFFNWTYVSTVASEGDYGETGIEAFEQEARLRNICIATSEKVGRSNAKKSYDAVIRQLLQKPNARVAVLFMRSDDARELLAAAARLNASLIWIASDGWGAQESIVKGNEHVADGAITLELAAHPVREFNRYFQRLHPSTNLRNPWYKDFWEQKFQCSLGGPGGDRAHKLCDRHLAVDSSNFEPESKIMFVMNAVYAMAHALHKMQRTLCSNTTQLCDAMKALDGRKLYRDYLLNINFKAPFSPPGIDSVVKFDANGDGMGRYNIFNYQQTAERHGYIQVGEWAESLSLSSELVRWPRGVVGTPTSQCSDPCARNEMKKMQAGEYCCWICTACDAHEYLADEFTCAPCSPGQWPNEDLTGCYDLPEDYILWEDAWAIGPVAIACVGFICTALVAGVFIRHNDTPLVKASGRELCYILLLGVFMSYGMTFFFIAKPSPAICTLRRLGLGTSFAVCYSALLTKTNRIARIFGGVKDGAQRPRFISPSSQVFICLSLISVQLVLVSVWLLLEVPGTRRFTLPERRETVILKCNVRDSSMLLSLSYDVVLVVLCTVYAFKTRKCPENFNEAKFIGFTMYTTCIIWLAFLPIFYVTSSDYRVQTTTMCISVSLSGFVVLGCLFAPKVHIIMFQPQKNVTSHRHNLNRFSVSGAGAPYSHGSVSAHYVPTVCNGREIVDSTTSSL is encoded by the exons ATGCCCGTTCCTGCCCAACAGAAGATGCCGGCCGCGATCCGGGTGCTGCTCCTGGTCGCCCTCTCCAGGGGTGTCCTGGTCTCGCTCGCCGACTCCAGCTTCGCCCGGAAGGAGATCAAGATCGAGGGGGACCTGGTGCTGGGGGGCCTCTTCCCCGTCCACGAGAAGGGCCTGGGCATGGACGAGTGTGGCCGGATCAACGAGGACCGCGGGATCCAGCGCCTGGAGGCCATGCTGTTCGCCATCGACGAGATCAACAGTGACCCCACATTGCTGCCCGGGGTGACGCTGGGGGCGCACATCCTCGACACCTGCTCCAGGGACACCTACGCGCTGGAGCAGTCTCTGGAGTTCGTCAGGGCGTCGCTGACCAAAGTGGACGACACAGAGTTTATCTGCCCCGACGGGTCGTACGCACTCCAGGAAAACACCCCATTGGCCATAGCAGGTGTTATCGGGGGCTCCTACAGCAGCGTCTCTATCCAG GTTGCCAACTTGCTGCGACTCTTCCAGATCCCTCAGATCAGCTACGCATCCACCAGCGCTAAGCTAAGCGACAAGTCCCGCTACGACTACTTCGCCCGGACAGTCCCGCCCGACTTCTACCAGGCCAAGGCCATGGCGGAGATCCTGCGCTTCTTCAACTGGACGTACGTGTCGACGGTGGCGTCGGAGGGCGACTACGGCGAGACGGGCATCGAGGCCTTCGAGCAAGAGGCCCGCCTGCGCAACATCTGCATCGCCACCTCCGAGAAGGTGGGCCGCTCCAACGCCAAGAAGTCATACGACGCCGTCATCCGCCAGCTGCTTCAGAAGCCCAACGCCCGGGTGGCGGTGCTGTTCATGCGCAGCGATGACGCCCGCGAGCTCCTCGCCGCCGCTGCCCGCCTGAACGCCTCGCTCATCTGGATCGCCAGCGACGGCTGGGGGGCGCAGGAGAGCATCGTCAAGGGCAACGAGCACGTGGCCGACGGCGCCATCACGCTGGAGCTGGCCGCCCACCCCGTCCGGGAGTTCAACCGCTACTTCCAGCGCCTCCACCCCAGCACCAACCTGCGCAACCCCTGGTACAAGGACTTCTGGGAGCAGAAGTTCCAGTGCTCCCTGGGTGGGCCCGGCGGGGACAGGGCGCACAAGCTGTGCGACAGGCACCTGGCGGTCGACAGCTCCAACTTCGAGCCGGAGTCCAAGATCATGTTCGTGATGAACGCGGTGTACGCCATGGCCCACGCCCTGCACAAGATGCAGCGCACGCTGTGCTCCAACACCACGCAGCTGTGCGACGCCATGAAGGCCTTGGACGGGAGGAAGCTGTACAGGGATTACCTCCTCAACATCAACTTCAAGG CTCCTTTCTCCCCTCCTGGGATTGACAGTGTCGTGAAGTTCGACGCCAATGGCGACGGGATGGGCCGCTACAACATCTTCAACTACCAGCAGACGGCAGAGAGGCACGGCTACATCCAGGTGGGGGAGTGGGCGGAGTCGCTGAGCCTCAGCAGTGAGCTGGTGCGCTGGCCGCGGGGGGTGGTGGGCACGCCCACTTCGCAGTGCAGCGACCCGTGCGCCCGCAACGAGATGAAGAAGATGCAGGCGGGCGAGTACTGCTGCTGGATCTGCACCGCGTGCGATGCGCACGAGTACCTGGCCGACGAATTCACCTGCGCCCCCTGCAGCCCCGGGCAGTGGCCCAACGAGGACCTGACGGGCTGCTACGACCTGCCCGAGGACTACATCCTGTGGGAGGACGCCTGGGCCATCGGGCCCGTCGCCATCGCCTGTGTGGGCTTCATCTGCACTGCCCTGGTGGCCGGCGTCTTCATCCGCCACAACGACACGCCGCTGGTCAAGGCCTCGGGCCGCGAGCTCTGCTACATCCTCCTGCTGGGCGTCTTCATGTCCTACGGCATGACCTTCTTCTTCATCGCTAAGCCCTCTCCCGCCATCTGCACGCTGCGCCGCCTCGGCCTGGGAACTTCATTCGCTGTCTGCTACTCCGCCCTGCTCACCAAGACCAACCGCATCGCGCGCATCTTCGGCGGGGTGAAGGACGGCGCCCAGCGGCCGCGCTTCATCAGCCCCAGCTCGCAGGTCTTCATCTGCCTCAGCCTCATCTCCGTGCAGCTGGTGCTGGTGTCCGTCTGGCTCCTGCTGGAAGTGCCGGGGACGCGACGCTTCACGCTGCCCGAACGCCGCGAGACCGTCATCCTCAAGTGCAACGTGCGCGACTCCAGCATGCTGCTGTCGCTCTCCTACGACGTGGTGCTGGTCGTCCTCTGCACCGTCTACGCCTTCAAGACCAGGAAGTGCCCTGAGAACTTCAACGAGGCCAAGTTCATCGGCTTCACCATGTACACCACCTGCATCATCTGGCTGGCCTTCCTGCCCATCTTCTACGTCACCTCCAGCGACTACAGG GTGCAGACCACCACCATGTGCATATCGGTCAGCTTGAGCGGCTTCGTGGTGCTGGGGTGCCTGTTCGCCCCCAAGGTCCACATCATCATGTTCCAGCCGCAGAAGAACGTCACCAGCCACCGGCACAACCTCAACCGCTTCAGCGTCAGCGGGGCCGGGGCGCCGTACTCTCACG gTTCTGTGAGCGCTCATTATGTGCCGACCGTCTGCAACGGGAGAGAGATCGTCGACTCCACCACTTCCTCCCTGTGA